From the genome of Carnobacterium viridans:
GCTCTATACTTTTTAGTGTTGATAGCTTAGTTAAATTGGTTACAGGATATTTCTGGAAGAATAGGGTTTGCTTGTAGCCATGCATTGGATTCAATGCGAATGATAAAGCGTTAGCGCTTCAGCGATTATGCTTTATTTGAAGCTTGAAAGCTCTGAAGAATACAGGCTTCAGACGTTCCCATGGCTCTTCTCACAAGCAAAACCGTCTATTCCAGAAGAAATGTTATTTTCTTCTATCAACATCATTTGACGAATAGTCTTTTTAATTGACTCATCTAACTCGTTGTTAATCTTCTATAATATGAACACCGATTCCAATTAATCCTGGACCCGTATGCACTCCTAGAGCTGGACTGATTTGATCTTCAAATATGGTAACAAAGTTTGGCAATTTCTTTTTAAGTTCTAGTCGAATGTCATCAACTTGGACCTCAGCTGTCTTGCCACCATAAGCGATTGCTAAATGATATTTTTTTGCATCCCCTGCAAATTCAGTAGCTAAATCAATAGCTCTTTGGATACTCTTTTTATTTCCGCGCACTTTAGCAACCGTATAATAGATTCCATTATCATTACAAGAAATAACTGGTTTTAAATTTAAAACATTCCCTAAAATAGAAGATACTAATCCGATGCGTCCACCTTTTTGCAAATAGTCTAAAGTTGGCACATGGAAGAATATTTTAGATTTTTTTACGTCCTGCTTTAATCTTTCTTTAATAACTTCCCATTTCAGTTCTTTTTCAACATACTCTGCAGCCTGAATAGCCAAAAAACCACTACCGATTCCAATATTCTTAGTGTCTAGAGTAAAGACATCTAAACCTTCAATATTTTCAGCCATTAAACGAACCATGTTATTTGTACCACTTAGTCCGCTTGAAATGGTAACGGCAATAACTTTTTCATAACCTTCATTTTTAAATTCTTGTAACATTTCACTAATCACTTCACCACTGGGTAAAGAAGTTTTTGGTATTTCTTGTTCTAAACGATCGTATACATCTTGCGCATGAATATTTACCTTATCAGTATATTCTTTATCTTTATAGATAATTTTTAAAGGAATGACTTTCATATCGGCTTTATTGACAACCTCTATAGGAACATCCGAACCTGAATCAACTAAGAACCCTATTTTTTGTTTGTTCATGTTTATTCCTCCAACTTTTTGGTTTTATTTTTCTTCTTCTCACTCTCTTCTTGCTGTATATGAGCTAAATAGAGAACTTTTTCAGTGACAATTTTTGTAGCAACAGCTATTGTGGCTGTTCGAACGATTAGAGTAGTATTATCTGTACTATCTGGCAATAACGGTTTCTTATCCGTTTGCTTGATATGAGAAGCAACAGCTCTTAATGCATACTCTTGCTCGGTACAAAATAAATCATACGCTTCTCTGATCCCGCTTATGGATGCTTGATATAAGATTCCTTCTTTTACATCTGGAATCGTGACCACTTGTTTTAAAATCGAAATAGCAATTAAATAGGCTAAATGTTTTTTTGTGTATCGTTTCTTTACTGGAGGAGGAATCAACCCTAATTTAACATAATTATTAATCATTGATGAAGTAATAATTTGTTTTTGGTCACTCACTTTAAAAATAGCTAGATAGCGTTCAATTAGATTTAACACTTGGTCCATATAAAGATCAAAATCAGGTAATTCTTCCCATCTTGGAAAAGTATATTGGCTTATTTCATTTGACCACTCTAATAAATCTTCCTCAATTTTCTGCATATAATCACCTTTTTATCTCATTTCTGTTAGTAATAGTTTAACACAATTGTTTTCACTAGACAAACTAGTTTCCCATACTAGATTGCTGAGTTAAAAAATAAATTCAGCACAAAAAAAATAAACACTAAAGTTTATTTTTTTTTCGAAATAATTTTATTTTTATTATTTTGGTACTGAATCAATTGGTCCGTTTGAAGAGGTAACTGTAGATTGGGTCATTCGATTGACCAATTCTCTTTCTAAACTGCTGATTTTATTTGTTTTCTCACTAATAATAAAATCTTTTTGAGTTAGTTTATCTTCATATTCTGCTCTGACTCGAGCAACAGCTTCTTCTTTTTTGTTTTCTGCATTCTCTAATTCTTTTTTGTTATTCTTCAACTCTTTTTTGTTTCTATAGGCTGTACTTGTAGAAATTAGAACAGTTGTTAAAGCTCCGATAAATAAGGAACCTAAAATAATCATAATCAAAGGCCAAGTTACTTCTGTAAAGCCAAAATTAACTGGAACTGACTCGACATTTAAAACAGCAAATAACGCTACAATTACAATAAGTATAAGTGCTACAATTGTTCCCCATTGCTTTTTCATAGAGTGTATATCCCCTTTCAAATAGATTCATTCGTTCTATTGTATGGTGTTATTTTAGCACAATAGCTCATAAAAACACTACGAAAAGGCTTGCGCTCTTTATTTATTGTTAAACAAATCGCCAGCTAAGTAATCTCCAATACGTGGAAAGAGAGTATAGAATTTTCCAGCAATTTCTAATAGTGCAGGCATGTTTAGTTCTCTTCTAGGTGTACCCATCAAAGAAACTATACGGCCAGCAACAACTTCAGCATTTAATACCATATGTCCCACTTTTTCTAAATAAGTTCCACTTTCATCTGCAATATCAAAAAAGTTTGTTTCAATAGGACCTGGGTTGACTGTTGTCACAAAAATATTTAATGGTTTTAATTCTAGACGCAATGCATTAGAATAACCAATAACTGCAAATTTACTTGCCGAATAAATAGTTGATTTAGGTGTAGCCATTTTTCCAGCTTGAGAAGCAATATTAATAAT
Proteins encoded in this window:
- a CDS encoding LapA family protein is translated as MKKQWGTIVALILIVIVALFAVLNVESVPVNFGFTEVTWPLIMIILGSLFIGALTTVLISTSTAYRNKKELKNNKKELENAENKKEEAVARVRAEYEDKLTQKDFIISEKTNKISSLERELVNRMTQSTVTSSNGPIDSVPK
- a CDS encoding DegV family protein, which codes for MNKQKIGFLVDSGSDVPIEVVNKADMKVIPLKIIYKDKEYTDKVNIHAQDVYDRLEQEIPKTSLPSGEVISEMLQEFKNEGYEKVIAVTISSGLSGTNNMVRLMAENIEGLDVFTLDTKNIGIGSGFLAIQAAEYVEKELKWEVIKERLKQDVKKSKIFFHVPTLDYLQKGGRIGLVSSILGNVLNLKPVISCNDNGIYYTVAKVRGNKKSIQRAIDLATEFAGDAKKYHLAIAYGGKTAEVQVDDIRLELKKKLPNFVTIFEDQISPALGVHTGPGLIGIGVHIIED
- a CDS encoding DUF1836 domain-containing protein, which codes for MQKIEEDLLEWSNEISQYTFPRWEELPDFDLYMDQVLNLIERYLAIFKVSDQKQIITSSMINNYVKLGLIPPPVKKRYTKKHLAYLIAISILKQVVTIPDVKEGILYQASISGIREAYDLFCTEQEYALRAVASHIKQTDKKPLLPDSTDNTTLIVRTATIAVATKIVTEKVLYLAHIQQEESEKKKNKTKKLEE